The sequence GGAAAGCCTGATTTAGTATTTCCCAAATACAATGCAGTTATATTTATAAATGGTTGTTTTTGGCATCAACACGATTGCCCGGCATTCACTTGGCCCAAAAAGAATAAAAATTTCTGGCGAAAAAAATTATCCCGCAATAAAGAATTGGATGGGCTCAATTGTGAAAAGTTGAAAGCCGGGGGTTGGTATGTATTAACGGTGTGGGAGTGCGCTCTCAAAGGGACGGCGAAATTAGGACGAGACACTCTAATTAACCGAATTTCCTTGTGGTTGGTTTCTGAAGCTTGTGACCTGGAGATACGTGGCCATATTCAATCTGGAAGTGAAACAACCATTCGAGTCAAGTCGCTTGCTTTATAATACATCGCGAATGTATCACTGTGATGAGCGCGACTATAGGTATTGGAAATCGTGTGCCAATGAAAGATTGAGGGGGGCCTTCAAGCGTGTCACCGGATTACGCTGAGCTAATCCAGTCTACTGATGGTTAAAATGAAGTGTGACTTGTTTAAGCCAGCATATGCACCATAATCCGCTCGTACATGGCGGACAAATCATCCAGGTCCTGGATTTTGACGCATTCGTCGATTTTGTGGATGGTGGCGTTGCAGGGGCCCAGTTCCAGTACTTGAGCACCGGTAGGCGCGATGAAGCGGCCATCGGAGGTGCCGCCGCTGGTGGATAACTCCGTATCACGTCCGCTGACTTCATGCACAGCCTGAGTGGCTGCGGTTACCAGTGTGCCGCTGGGGGTTAGAAAGGGCATACCGGATAGGTTCCAGTCCAGCTGGTATTTGATGCCGTGATGGTTTAGCACTTGTTCCACTTTTTGTTGCAGTTGTTCCGGTGTGGTTTCGGTAGAGAAGCGAAAATTAAACAGCAGTTTCAATTCGCCGGGAATGACATTGGTGGCACCGGTGCCGCCGTTGATGTTGGACACTTGAAAGGTGGTGGGCGGGAAAAACTCGTTGCCCATATCCCATTGCATGGCGGTTAACTCTTGCAATGCCGGGGCAAAATGATGAATGGGGTTTTGTGCCAA comes from Gammaproteobacteria bacterium and encodes:
- a CDS encoding very short patch repair endonuclease, whose protein sequence is MVDSLTKEQRKFCMSRVKAGDTKPELVIRKGLFKKGFRYLLHDKRLPGKPDLVFPKYNAVIFINGCFWHQHDCPAFTWPKKNKNFWRKKLSRNKELDGLNCEKLKAGGWYVLTVWECALKGTAKLGRDTLINRISLWLVSEACDLEIRGHIQSGSETTIRVKSLAL